A genomic window from Bdellovibrio sp. SKB1291214 includes:
- a CDS encoding response regulator, translated as MNPQEEKSRLLIVEDDADIRELLKHFLKEFVDEIVEAENGAAALQYVKTKEFDTILSDIEMPQMNGLKFLAYVRSLGHMTPFVVLTAHGDHARALEALSLGAFDFITKDSKRKFVIESVCSAIKIGREMKASKGDAVQSTHLRKLYNDMSKSSEMRLRKIIEQMSN; from the coding sequence ATGAACCCACAAGAAGAAAAAAGCAGATTGCTGATTGTTGAGGACGACGCGGATATTCGCGAGCTCCTTAAACATTTCTTGAAAGAGTTCGTCGACGAAATCGTTGAAGCCGAAAACGGTGCGGCGGCTTTGCAGTATGTAAAGACAAAGGAATTCGACACGATCCTTTCCGATATCGAAATGCCACAAATGAATGGCCTTAAGTTTTTGGCCTATGTTCGTTCGTTGGGTCACATGACGCCATTCGTGGTTCTGACAGCCCATGGAGATCATGCTCGCGCCTTAGAAGCTCTTTCTTTGGGTGCATTTGACTTCATCACTAAAGATTCAAAACGCAAATTTGTGATCGAGAGCGTTTGCTCGGCAATCAAAATCGGTCGTGAGATGAAAGCATCTAAAGGCGATGCTGTTCAGTCCACGCATCTTCGCAAGCTTTACAATGACATGTCTAAATCATCAGAGATGCGTCTTCGTAAAATCATCGAGCAAATGTCGAACTAA
- a CDS encoding OsmC family protein, with amino-acid sequence MVKSTTHYQGEKHCEITHEPSSARIVTDAPKDNHGKGEAFSPTDLVGAAMGSCMLTTMAIHSEKDGIKLEGSWASVEKEMVANPRRIAKLNIVLHLPMNIPHDYRKKLEGFALGCPVKESMHPDMQIPVLFHYDMA; translated from the coding sequence ATGGTAAAATCAACGACTCATTATCAAGGTGAAAAACACTGCGAGATCACTCATGAACCCTCTAGTGCACGCATCGTGACTGATGCGCCTAAGGATAATCATGGTAAAGGAGAGGCCTTTTCACCAACTGATCTGGTGGGTGCAGCTATGGGCAGTTGCATGTTAACGACGATGGCTATTCATTCTGAAAAAGACGGAATTAAGCTGGAAGGCTCTTGGGCTTCCGTTGAAAAAGAAATGGTCGCGAATCCACGTAGAATTGCAAAGCTGAATATCGTACTTCATTTGCCAATGAACATACCTCACGACTACAGAAAAAAGCTCGAGGGTTTCGCCTTAGGATGCCCCGTTAAAGAGAGCATGCATCCGGATATGCAAATTCCTGTGTTATTTCACTACGATATGGCTTAA
- a CDS encoding superoxide dismutase family protein, with amino-acid sequence MKRYLAPVLAALVIGACAHKEEAPVAPAAPPPPPPPTQAHAVLKAAKGSKIAGTIHFTEANGEITVKADVTGLKKGSFHGFHIHEVGTCEGDFSSAGGHFNPTGKKHGSPTAEEKHVGDLGNVKADKKGVLNTTITLKAPLNGPEGIIGKSIIIHKGKDDLKSQPAGNSGPREACGIIEAM; translated from the coding sequence ATGAAAAGATATCTTGCACCAGTCCTTGCCGCTCTAGTTATCGGCGCTTGCGCTCACAAAGAAGAAGCTCCAGTAGCACCTGCAGCTCCACCTCCACCTCCGCCACCAACACAAGCTCACGCTGTATTGAAAGCTGCGAAAGGTTCAAAAATCGCAGGTACTATTCACTTCACAGAAGCGAATGGCGAAATCACAGTCAAAGCTGATGTTACTGGTTTGAAAAAAGGTAGCTTCCATGGTTTCCACATCCACGAAGTTGGTACTTGTGAAGGCGATTTCAGCTCTGCTGGTGGTCACTTTAATCCGACTGGAAAAAAACATGGATCTCCTACTGCTGAAGAAAAACATGTAGGTGACTTGGGCAACGTTAAAGCTGACAAAAAAGGTGTTCTTAACACAACTATCACGTTGAAAGCTCCGTTGAATGGCCCAGAAGGCATCATCGGTAAATCTATCATTATCCACAAAGGTAAAGACGATTTGAAATCTCAACCAGCTGGTAACTCTGGTCCTCGCGAAGCGTGCGGCATTATCGAAGCAATGTAA